One genomic segment of Salinigranum rubrum includes these proteins:
- a CDS encoding universal stress protein, with protein MDGILAVVAPTEADVHLLEEVGTVAAATGVDVVVLALAQEDTEYASVEAMRQWEGFERADIGDSTETPRHFAEHLGDVVLAPRGVTYTAVGERVENMRPSEKTIDVAKNHGCDHVYVLNRSRSPAGKALFGDTTQSIILNFDGFVTVRTV; from the coding sequence ATGGACGGAATACTCGCTGTCGTTGCCCCGACGGAAGCCGACGTGCACCTCCTCGAGGAAGTAGGAACCGTCGCTGCGGCCACCGGCGTCGACGTGGTCGTCCTCGCGCTCGCTCAGGAGGACACCGAGTACGCCTCGGTCGAAGCGATGCGACAGTGGGAGGGGTTCGAGCGCGCCGATATCGGCGACTCCACCGAGACCCCTCGCCACTTCGCCGAGCACCTCGGAGACGTGGTCCTCGCTCCCCGGGGCGTGACGTACACCGCCGTCGGTGAGCGAGTCGAGAACATGCGACCGTCCGAGAAGACCATCGACGTCGCGAAGAACCACGGCTGTGACCACGTCTACGTCCTGAACCGGAGCCGATCACCGGCTGGGAAGGCCCTGTTCGGAGACACCACCCAGTCGATCATTCTGAACTTCGATGGGTTCGTCACGGTCCGGACCGTGTGA